The following proteins are co-located in the Streptosporangium brasiliense genome:
- a CDS encoding ATP-dependent helicase: MTGSALDHFSPVTREWFAGAFAAPTAAQEGAWSSIARGDNTLVVAPTGSGKTLAAFLWSLDRLATERMAPAAGGGPAAPASGGTPGTAGGRGRAGKDGGPARLCRVLYVSPLKALAVDVERNLRAPLAGMRQTARRLGLTVPEISVAIRSGDTSPEERRRFAAKPSDILITTPESLFLLLTSQAREALRGVETVIVDEVHAVAATKRGAHLALSLERLDALLPHPAQRVGLSATVRPVSEVAAFLGGPRPAAVVQPPSEKVIEVEVVVPVEDMTELDGAPRPARSGDDDQWLIEPPARRSIWPHVEERLFDLIGGHRSTIVFANSRRLAERLCTRLNELAWEREAGGAGAAQPAEPAHWAEGFPSPPASLSTPAAMMAQAGASKGAVPEIVRAHHGSVSKEERSQIEEALKSGRLPAVVATSSLELGIDMGSVDLVACVESPPSVASGLQRIGRAGHQVGAVSRGVIFPKYRGDLVQTAVVAERMKSGEIEELRYPRNPLDVLAQQIVAMTALEEWTVDELETVVRRAAPYRTLPRSALEATLDMLAGRYPSEEFAELRPRIVWDRVTGVLQGRPGTQRLAVTNGGTIPDRGLFGVFLVGERASRVGELDEEMVYESRAGDVFVLGATSWRIEDITADRVLVSPAPGQPGKLPFWHGDSAGRPAELGRAIGAFLREMSGADAGSGATERIRAAGLDGSATANLLSYLAEQREATGYVPDDRTLVAERFHDELGDWRVVVHSPYGARIHAPWALAIGRRLRERYGVDVQAVHSDDGIVLRIPDTLSGPPTDVAIFDAEEIEQIVTEELGGSALFAARFRECAGRSLLLPRRTPGRRTPLWQQRQRASHLLNVAGRYGSFPVVLETMRECLQDVFDVPGLVRLMRDISARRVRLVEVETSQASPFAASLLFNYVGAFMYEGDAPLAERRAQALALDTNLLAELLGQADLRELLDPEVIAETERELARLDRPLRDAEDLADLLRAQGPLVEADVSLRGGDPAWLTGLESSRRAIRVRVAGQEQWAAIEDAARLRDALGVPLPVGVPHAFLEPVDDPLGDLVARHARTRTPFSAGTAAARFGLGPAVVTDALRRLAAAGRVVSGEFRPGGRGEEWCDSGVLRMLRRRSLARLRKEVEPVSAETLAAFAPAWHGITGAPQRGRPPIDALVSAVEQLQGAAVPASALETLILPSRVPGYDPSLLDELTSSGEVVWAGQGSLPGGDGWVALYFADTAPLLMPEPSEITMTPLHEAVLSVLGGGGALFFRDLAGRVGALTAGAVPDDMVLAAAVWDLVWAGRVTGDTLAPLRATLGTGRPAHRPATTRRRRPVLPTRSGPPTVGGRWWLLPATAGEPTRRAQAQAEVLLERHGVVTRGAVAAERLPGGFAAVYQVLRAFEESGRCRRGYFVEGLGGAQFALPGAVDRMRAASAPPAPSVPDPWSTRRPDGNGRRAVVLAAADPANPYGAALPWPGRPGEASHKPGRKAGSLVVLVDGHLVLYVERGGKTLLSFSDDDRLQPAVDALALAVRDGALGKLTVERADGAAINDSPLGAALEAAGFHPTPRGLRLRA; the protein is encoded by the coding sequence ATGACCGGATCAGCGCTCGACCACTTCAGCCCCGTGACCAGGGAGTGGTTCGCAGGAGCCTTCGCCGCGCCCACCGCCGCCCAGGAGGGGGCGTGGTCCTCGATCGCCCGGGGGGACAACACGCTTGTGGTCGCGCCCACCGGGTCCGGCAAGACGCTGGCCGCGTTCCTGTGGTCGCTCGACCGGCTGGCCACCGAGCGGATGGCCCCGGCCGCCGGTGGCGGGCCCGCCGCCCCGGCCTCCGGTGGCACCCCGGGCACCGCGGGCGGGCGCGGGCGGGCGGGCAAGGACGGCGGCCCGGCCCGGCTGTGCCGGGTGCTCTACGTGTCACCGCTCAAAGCCCTGGCCGTGGACGTCGAGCGCAACCTCCGGGCACCGCTGGCCGGGATGCGGCAGACCGCGCGGCGGCTCGGGCTCACCGTGCCGGAGATCTCGGTGGCGATCCGGTCGGGCGACACCTCGCCGGAGGAGCGGCGCCGTTTCGCGGCCAAGCCGTCGGACATCCTCATCACGACCCCCGAGTCGCTGTTCCTGCTGCTGACGAGCCAGGCCCGCGAGGCGCTGCGGGGTGTGGAGACGGTCATCGTCGACGAGGTGCACGCCGTGGCGGCCACCAAGCGCGGCGCCCACCTGGCCCTCAGCCTGGAGCGGCTCGACGCCCTGCTGCCCCACCCCGCGCAGCGCGTCGGCCTGTCGGCGACGGTGCGGCCGGTCAGCGAGGTGGCCGCCTTCCTCGGCGGCCCCCGCCCGGCGGCGGTGGTTCAGCCGCCCTCGGAGAAGGTGATCGAGGTCGAGGTGGTCGTCCCTGTCGAGGACATGACGGAGCTCGACGGCGCCCCGCGCCCGGCCCGCTCCGGCGACGACGACCAGTGGCTGATCGAGCCCCCGGCCCGGCGCTCCATCTGGCCGCACGTGGAGGAACGGCTGTTCGACCTGATCGGTGGTCACCGCTCGACGATCGTGTTCGCCAACTCCCGGCGGCTGGCCGAGCGGCTGTGCACCCGCCTCAACGAGCTGGCGTGGGAGCGGGAGGCGGGCGGGGCCGGGGCCGCGCAGCCGGCGGAGCCGGCGCACTGGGCCGAGGGGTTCCCCTCGCCGCCGGCGTCCCTGTCCACCCCGGCAGCGATGATGGCGCAGGCCGGCGCCTCCAAGGGCGCGGTCCCGGAGATCGTGCGGGCCCACCACGGATCGGTGTCGAAGGAGGAGCGCTCCCAGATCGAGGAGGCGCTCAAGTCCGGGCGGCTGCCCGCCGTGGTCGCGACCTCCAGCCTGGAGCTCGGCATCGACATGGGCTCGGTGGACCTGGTCGCCTGCGTGGAGTCGCCGCCGAGCGTGGCCAGCGGCCTGCAGCGGATCGGCCGGGCCGGGCACCAGGTGGGGGCCGTCTCGCGCGGCGTGATCTTCCCCAAATACCGCGGCGACCTGGTGCAGACGGCCGTGGTGGCCGAGCGGATGAAGAGCGGGGAGATCGAGGAGCTCCGCTACCCGCGCAACCCGCTCGACGTGCTCGCCCAGCAGATCGTGGCGATGACCGCGCTGGAGGAGTGGACGGTCGACGAGCTGGAGACCGTCGTACGGCGCGCCGCGCCGTACCGGACCCTGCCCCGCAGCGCGCTGGAGGCGACGCTCGACATGCTCGCCGGGCGCTACCCGAGCGAGGAGTTCGCCGAGCTGCGCCCGCGCATCGTCTGGGACCGGGTCACCGGCGTCCTGCAGGGCCGGCCCGGCACCCAGCGGCTGGCCGTGACCAACGGCGGCACGATCCCCGACCGCGGGCTGTTCGGCGTGTTCCTGGTCGGGGAGCGGGCCTCGCGGGTGGGCGAGCTCGACGAGGAGATGGTCTACGAGTCCCGGGCCGGCGACGTGTTCGTGCTGGGCGCGACCTCCTGGCGGATCGAGGACATCACGGCCGACCGGGTGCTGGTCTCCCCCGCGCCCGGACAGCCGGGCAAGCTGCCGTTCTGGCACGGTGACAGCGCGGGGCGCCCGGCGGAGCTGGGCCGGGCGATCGGCGCGTTCCTGCGCGAGATGTCCGGCGCGGACGCCGGCTCCGGCGCCACGGAGCGGATCAGGGCGGCGGGGCTCGACGGGTCCGCCACGGCCAACCTGCTGTCCTATCTGGCCGAGCAGCGGGAGGCCACCGGATACGTGCCCGACGACCGGACGCTGGTGGCCGAGCGCTTCCACGACGAGCTGGGCGACTGGCGGGTCGTGGTGCACTCGCCGTACGGGGCGCGGATCCACGCGCCGTGGGCCCTGGCGATCGGGCGGCGGCTGCGGGAGCGCTACGGCGTCGACGTCCAGGCCGTGCACTCCGACGACGGGATCGTGCTGCGCATCCCCGACACGCTCTCCGGCCCCCCGACGGATGTCGCGATCTTCGACGCGGAGGAGATCGAGCAGATCGTCACCGAGGAGCTCGGCGGCTCGGCGCTGTTCGCCGCGCGGTTCCGGGAGTGCGCGGGACGGTCGCTGCTGCTGCCGCGCCGCACACCCGGCAGGCGCACCCCGCTGTGGCAGCAGCGGCAGCGGGCCTCGCACCTGCTCAACGTGGCAGGCCGCTACGGCTCGTTCCCGGTGGTGCTGGAGACGATGCGCGAGTGCCTGCAGGACGTCTTCGACGTGCCGGGACTGGTCCGGCTCATGCGGGACATCTCGGCGCGGCGCGTGCGGCTGGTGGAGGTCGAGACCTCCCAGGCGTCGCCGTTCGCGGCGTCCCTGCTGTTCAACTACGTCGGCGCGTTCATGTACGAGGGGGACGCCCCCCTGGCCGAGCGCCGCGCCCAGGCGCTCGCGCTCGACACCAACCTGCTGGCCGAGCTGCTGGGCCAGGCCGACCTGCGCGAGCTGCTCGACCCGGAGGTGATCGCCGAGACCGAGCGCGAGCTGGCCCGGCTGGACCGGCCGCTGCGCGACGCCGAGGACCTGGCCGACCTGCTCCGCGCCCAGGGTCCCCTGGTCGAGGCCGACGTGAGCCTGCGCGGAGGTGACCCGGCCTGGCTGACCGGCCTGGAGAGCTCCCGGCGGGCGATCAGGGTGCGGGTGGCCGGGCAGGAGCAGTGGGCGGCGATCGAGGACGCCGCCCGGCTGCGCGACGCGCTCGGCGTGCCGCTCCCGGTGGGGGTGCCGCACGCCTTCCTGGAGCCGGTGGACGACCCGCTGGGCGACCTGGTCGCCAGGCACGCCCGCACGCGGACCCCGTTCTCGGCGGGCACGGCCGCCGCCAGGTTCGGCCTCGGCCCCGCGGTCGTCACCGACGCCCTGCGCCGCCTGGCCGCCGCGGGCCGGGTGGTGAGCGGGGAGTTCAGGCCGGGCGGCCGGGGCGAGGAGTGGTGCGACTCCGGGGTGCTGCGGATGCTGCGCCGCAGGTCCCTGGCCAGGCTCCGCAAGGAGGTGGAGCCGGTCTCCGCCGAGACGCTGGCCGCCTTCGCCCCCGCCTGGCACGGCATCACCGGCGCCCCGCAGCGGGGCAGGCCGCCGATCGACGCGCTGGTGAGCGCGGTCGAGCAGTTGCAGGGCGCGGCGGTGCCCGCCTCGGCGCTGGAGACCCTGATCCTGCCCTCCCGGGTGCCCGGATACGACCCGTCGCTGCTGGATGAGCTGACCTCCTCCGGCGAGGTCGTCTGGGCCGGGCAGGGCTCGCTGCCGGGCGGGGACGGCTGGGTGGCGCTGTATTTCGCCGACACCGCCCCCCTGCTGATGCCCGAGCCGTCCGAGATCACCATGACCCCGCTGCACGAGGCCGTCCTGTCGGTCCTCGGCGGCGGGGGCGCGCTGTTCTTCCGCGACCTGGCGGGCCGGGTCGGCGCGCTGACGGCCGGCGCGGTCCCGGACGACATGGTGCTGGCGGCGGCGGTGTGGGACCTGGTGTGGGCCGGGCGGGTCACCGGTGACACGCTCGCGCCGCTGCGGGCCACCCTCGGCACCGGCCGTCCCGCCCACCGGCCGGCCACGACGCGCAGGCGGCGGCCGGTGCTGCCCACCCGGAGCGGGCCGCCGACCGTGGGCGGGCGCTGGTGGCTGCTGCCCGCTACGGCGGGCGAGCCGACCCGGCGGGCGCAGGCCCAGGCCGAGGTGCTGCTGGAGCGGCACGGCGTGGTGACCCGGGGCGCGGTCGCCGCCGAGCGGCTGCCCGGCGGGTTCGCCGCCGTCTACCAGGTGCTCCGCGCCTTCGAGGAGAGCGGCCGGTGCCGCCGGGGCTACTTCGTCGAGGGGCTGGGCGGCGCCCAGTTCGCCCTCCCCGGAGCCGTCGACCGCATGCGCGCCGCCTCGGCGCCGCCCGCGCCGTCCGTGCCCGACCCGTGGAGCACCCGCAGGCCGGACGGCAACGGCCGGCGGGCGGTGGTGCTGGCGGCGGCCGACCCGGCCAACCCCTACGGCGCGGCCCTGCCGTGGCCCGGCCGTCCCGGGGAGGCGTCCCACAAGCCGGGCCGGAAGGCGGGCTCGCTGGTGGTGCTCGTCGACGGGCACCTGGTGCTCTACGTCGAGCGCGGCGGCAAGACCCTGCTGTCCTTCTCCGACGACGACCGCCTCCAGCCCGCCGTGGACGCCCTGGCGCTGGCCGTACGCGACGGCGCCCTCGGCAAGCTGACCGTGGAACGCGCGGACGGCGCCGCCATCAACGACTCCCCGCTGGGCGCCGCGCTGGAGGCCGCCGGTTTCCACCCGACCCCCCGGGGCCTGCGCCTGCGGGCCTAG
- a CDS encoding pyridoxal phosphate-dependent decarboxylase family protein: MHSYDERLTDLVFSYMRERLALDPVPLDNPGVKDKLDAALAGLITPGGTDPEKVLDVYATQLAPAVISADSPRFLSFVPAAPTKAALLFDMVVSCASLQGISWLEASGAIAAENQVLRLLADRAGMPVGAGGCFVSGGSAGNLSALVVARDTARRARPEGRLRVAVSDQAHSSISNTLRIIDVDALVVPSSDHRLTGEALRAALAADPDPSTVVAVVATSGTTNAGIIDDLAGIAEVARERGLWFHVDGAYGGAGLFAPSIRHRYAGIEHADSFVVDPHKWLFAPFDCAALLYRDPRLARAVHTQDASYLDVLHAEGDEWNPTDYAYHLTRRARGLPLWFSLAVNGTDAYTEAIEKGLTLARETAALIDGSGHLELIREPELSAVLFRRTGWTARDYYEWSERLLAGQIGFVTPTGWEGETVARFAFLHPGTSMEIVEEILATMA; the protein is encoded by the coding sequence GTGCACAGCTACGACGAGCGCCTGACGGATCTGGTCTTCTCCTACATGCGGGAGCGGCTCGCCCTTGATCCCGTCCCCCTCGACAACCCCGGCGTGAAGGACAAGCTCGACGCCGCCCTGGCCGGACTCATCACCCCCGGGGGCACCGACCCGGAGAAGGTCCTGGACGTCTACGCGACCCAGCTGGCCCCGGCGGTCATCTCCGCCGACAGCCCCCGGTTCCTGTCGTTCGTCCCGGCCGCGCCGACCAAGGCCGCCCTGCTGTTCGACATGGTCGTCTCCTGTGCCTCGCTGCAGGGCATCTCCTGGCTGGAGGCCTCCGGCGCGATCGCCGCGGAGAACCAGGTGCTCCGCCTGCTCGCCGACAGGGCGGGGATGCCGGTCGGCGCGGGCGGCTGCTTCGTCTCCGGCGGCTCGGCGGGCAACCTGTCCGCACTCGTCGTGGCCCGCGACACCGCCCGGCGCGCGCGTCCGGAGGGCCGCCTGCGCGTCGCGGTCAGCGACCAGGCGCACTCCTCGATCTCCAACACCCTGCGCATCATCGACGTGGACGCCCTCGTCGTGCCCTCCTCCGACCACCGCCTCACCGGCGAGGCCCTGCGCGCGGCGCTGGCGGCCGACCCCGACCCCTCCACCGTGGTCGCGGTGGTCGCCACCTCGGGCACCACCAACGCGGGCATCATCGACGACCTCGCCGGGATCGCCGAGGTCGCCCGCGAGCGCGGCCTCTGGTTCCACGTGGACGGCGCGTACGGCGGCGCCGGGCTGTTCGCCCCCTCGATCCGTCACCGCTACGCGGGCATCGAGCACGCCGACTCCTTCGTCGTCGACCCGCACAAGTGGCTGTTCGCGCCCTTCGACTGCGCGGCCCTGCTCTACCGCGACCCTCGCCTGGCCCGCGCCGTGCACACCCAGGACGCCTCCTATCTCGACGTCCTGCACGCCGAGGGCGACGAGTGGAATCCCACCGACTACGCCTACCACCTGACCCGGCGCGCCCGTGGCCTGCCGCTCTGGTTCTCCCTCGCGGTCAACGGCACCGACGCCTACACCGAGGCGATCGAGAAGGGGCTGACGCTCGCCCGCGAGACCGCCGCGCTGATCGACGGCTCCGGGCACCTGGAGCTGATCCGGGAGCCCGAGCTGTCGGCCGTGCTGTTCCGGCGCACCGGCTGGACGGCCCGGGACTACTACGAGTGGTCCGAGCGGCTGCTCGCCGGGCAGATCGGCTTCGTCACGCCGACCGGCTGGGAGGGCGAGACCGTCGCCAGGTTCGCGTTCCTGCATCCCGGCACGTCCATGGAGATCGTGGAGGAGATCCTCGCCACCATGGCGTGA
- a CDS encoding VOC family protein, giving the protein MSIDQPAVETARERIKAERLREHRPPSSARGLHHFALISSDVEATIAFYQDLLEFPLTEIFENRDHRGSSHFFFDVGNGNLLAFFDFPGLDLGPYKEVLGGLHHIAISVDPSTWERLRGKLEAEGVPHRIESGASIYFRDPDGARLELLADPLGEMYGFRVI; this is encoded by the coding sequence ATGAGCATCGACCAGCCGGCCGTGGAGACGGCGCGTGAGCGGATCAAGGCGGAACGTCTGCGGGAGCACCGTCCACCGAGCAGCGCGAGGGGTCTGCACCACTTCGCGCTGATCTCCTCCGACGTCGAGGCGACGATCGCGTTCTATCAGGACCTCCTGGAGTTCCCCCTCACGGAGATCTTCGAAAACCGTGACCACCGGGGGTCGAGCCACTTCTTCTTCGACGTCGGCAACGGCAACCTGCTGGCCTTCTTCGACTTCCCGGGCCTGGACCTCGGCCCCTACAAGGAGGTCCTCGGCGGGCTCCACCACATCGCCATCTCGGTGGACCCGTCGACCTGGGAGCGGCTGCGGGGCAAGCTGGAGGCGGAGGGTGTGCCGCACCGGATCGAGAGCGGCGCGTCGATCTACTTCAGGGACCCCGACGGAGCCCGCCTGGAGCTGCTCGCCGACCCGCTCGGCGAGATGTACGGCTTCCGCGTCATCTGA
- a CDS encoding DUF3046 domain-containing protein — MRLSEFWNRMKLHFGDSYAESWARDYVIADLGGRTVNQALADGIAAKDVWRAVCGVSDVPARLR; from the coding sequence ATGCGCCTGTCGGAGTTCTGGAACCGGATGAAACTACACTTCGGCGACTCTTACGCCGAGTCGTGGGCCCGTGACTACGTGATCGCCGACCTCGGCGGCCGGACGGTGAACCAGGCGCTGGCCGACGGCATCGCCGCCAAGGACGTCTGGCGGGCCGTGTGCGGGGTGTCCGACGTCCCCGCACGGCTCCGCTGA